The sequence CCTCGCGCTCGTTCTGCATTAACTAGTTACAAAGTCTACGAGAAAGACAATGCTTTATATCATCGCTTCAATATTTTATTGAGCCCCAGTCAGACAGGTAAATATCTTTTAGCAGCTTCTCGTCACGAATTAGGACATGCTTTAGGAATTTGGGGACATAGTAAAGATAAAGGTGATGCTCTATATTTTTCACAAGTTAGGAATCCGCCGATAATTTCTGCTAGAGATGTGAATACTTTGAAGAAAATTTATCAGCAGAGTACTAGTTTGGGGTGGGGGAATAATTTAGGAACATAGTAGATTTGTAGCTCGGGCTAAGGTTCCTGACCCAACAATTATGATTCTAAATTTTGAATAAACTTGTTTAATAACAGAAAAGCGTTTTTTATTTTTACGAATCATCTCCACAATTATCATTTCGGATGCTTCCATCTAGCATGATAGTGTTGCAGAAAATTGCATCTTCAAAAACTTGTTTAACTAATTTAAGGAAATAACTCATGTAATTGGGGTCACTTAAAAGACTAGGTTCTGGTTTGACACCTTTCAAATTAGCATTAGTGAGATTGGCTCCTTTAAAAGAGGTTTCGTCAAGAATAGCACCAAAAAAACTGCTTCTACTAAGGTTCGCATTCCAAAACCCTGTTTGATGTAGTCTAGTATTATTCAGGTTAGCTCCTATTAGGATAGCTTCTTCCAAACCAGTTTCAGTGATATCAGAACCGCTGAGGTCAGCTTGAGTGAAGTTGGCTTTTTCACAATCGCTTCCAGATAAAAATACATTTCTCAAATTAGCTCCACTAAAGTTAGCATCAGCCAAATCAGCAGATCCTAAGTTAGCATCTTCTAAGAAAGCTCCACAAAAATTAGCTCCAGTCAAATCGGCTGATTGCAACCAAGCTTCTTTCAAGTTAGCCTGACTGAAGTTAGCACCAATCAACTGAGCGCTACCCAAGCCAGCACTACTCAAGTTAGCACCACTTAGATTAGCATTTTCCAATTCTGCACAATCAAAATTAATTTCACTCAAATCAAGACCACTTAAGTTAGCTCCATTTAAATTAATTCCGGTAAATTCTCTTTCCCCAGCAGCATAACGCTGCAACAATTCCTCAGCAGTCATCTGACAATTCATTATTTACTTTTGACAACAATTAATAGGTTACAGTTATTGTATAGTACTAAGGTATTAGAATAAACTTGACCGTAGTCCCACCTTTTTCAGCAGGGTTTACTCTCGTTACAAGGTTCTACCTTGTAATGCATTTCAAAGAGGCTCTGCCTCGCAGTGTATTCTAGAGGGACACAGAGCTTAACCAAAAGGGGTTTTCAGGTAGAGATTGGGAACTGATTACTTAATAGATGTCGATACAACCTAAAATTCCGGGAGACGTAGCACTGCTACGTCTCTACATTAATTTTTTTCCTGCTTGACATAATCACACCGCTCCCGCAAAACACATTTACCACAACTTGGATTCTTCGCAGTACAAACCCCCGCACCAAAATCAAATAGCGTCAGATTCCACATCCCAACATTATTTTCTGGAGCTATTTCCTCTGCTTTTCTCCAAAGTAATGGACAGCGAGATTTTACTTTCCCACCTTCAAAACCAAAAAAGCGCTCGAAAATCCGCGCAACATTAGTGTCAATCACTGCTTTACTTTGCCCAAATGCATTTGCACAAATCGAGCGGGCTGTATATTTACCAACTCCCGGTAATTTGACTAATTCTGCTTCCGTATTTGGAACTTTCCCTTGATATTCTTCAATTAATAATTTTGCTGTTTTGTATAATCTTTCGGCTCTAAATGCAAGTCCTAAAGGCTGTAAAATATTCTTGATATCTATAAATTGTGCTTCTGCTAACGCTTCAACTGTCGGATATTGCTCCATGAATTTCTTGTACAAAGGAGCAACCAAAGGCGCGTTAGTCTTCTGTAACATAAATTCTGCGACTAAAATAGCATAAGCATCTTTTGTATTTCGCCAAGGAAATTTTCTACGATGCTTTTCTCCCCAAGCTAATAATTCTCTACGAAACCATTTGATTTGATTT comes from Rivularia sp. PCC 7116 and encodes:
- a CDS encoding A/G-specific DNA glycosylase, giving the protein MNLNFDINQIKWFRRELLAWGEKHRRKFPWRNTKDAYAILVAEFMLQKTNAPLVAPLYKKFMEQYPTVEALAEAQFIDIKNILQPLGLAFRAERLYKTAKLLIEEYQGKVPNTEAELVKLPGVGKYTARSICANAFGQSKAVIDTNVARIFERFFGFEGGKVKSRCPLLWRKAEEIAPENNVGMWNLTLFDFGAGVCTAKNPSCGKCVLRERCDYVKQEKN
- a CDS encoding pentapeptide repeat-containing protein, which produces MTAEELLQRYAAGEREFTGINLNGANLSGLDLSEINFDCAELENANLSGANLSSAGLGSAQLIGANFSQANLKEAWLQSADLTGANFCGAFLEDANLGSADLADANFSGANLRNVFLSGSDCEKANFTQADLSGSDITETGLEEAILIGANLNNTRLHQTGFWNANLSRSSFFGAILDETSFKGANLTNANLKGVKPEPSLLSDPNYMSYFLKLVKQVFEDAIFCNTIMLDGSIRNDNCGDDS